From the genome of Actinomycetota bacterium, one region includes:
- the rsfS gene encoding ribosome silencing factor encodes MKAARAAADKKASDVVVLEVRDLIVITDYFVIASGATERQVRTIVDSVEKALAEKGVKPLRREGLEQGRWALLDFVDFVVHVFTSEERNYYELERLWKDAPRLRWEEPVRSGTRRTRATPDTSG; translated from the coding sequence GTGAAGGCCGCTCGCGCGGCCGCCGACAAGAAGGCGTCCGACGTCGTCGTGCTCGAGGTTCGGGACCTCATCGTCATCACGGACTATTTCGTGATCGCCTCCGGCGCGACCGAGCGGCAGGTGCGAACGATCGTGGACTCGGTCGAGAAGGCCCTCGCCGAGAAGGGCGTGAAGCCGCTCCGCCGGGAGGGCTTGGAGCAAGGCCGTTGGGCACTCCTCGACTTCGTCGACTTCGTCGTCCACGTCTTCACGAGTGAAGAGCGGAACTACTACGAGCTCGAGCGTCTGTGGAAGGACGCCCCGCGTTTGCGCTGGGAGGAACCGGTGCGAAGCGGCACCCGGCGGACACGGGCCACACCCGACACGTCGGGATGA
- the nadD gene encoding nicotinate-nucleotide adenylyltransferase yields the protein MAISTRPAVGVMGGTFNPIHIGHLVTAEEALFAFGLREVIFVPAGRPWQKEGIDVAESEHRYLMTVIATAPNSHFQVSRIEIDGTGPTYTVETLRALRDRLGDVELYFITGADAILQILTWKDPKEVLSEARFIAATRPGYDLDRLEKELPEGFGDRVHILEIPALAISSTDVRRRVREGRPVRYLLPEGVARYIEKNDLYSGPESPTGRTPAHD from the coding sequence ATGGCGATCTCCACGCGCCCGGCCGTCGGCGTCATGGGCGGCACCTTCAACCCGATCCACATCGGTCACCTCGTCACCGCCGAGGAGGCCCTGTTCGCGTTCGGGCTCCGCGAGGTCATCTTCGTCCCCGCCGGCCGCCCATGGCAGAAAGAGGGCATCGACGTCGCCGAGTCCGAGCATCGATATCTGATGACGGTGATCGCGACCGCACCGAACTCGCACTTCCAGGTATCGCGGATCGAGATCGACGGCACCGGGCCGACCTACACGGTCGAGACCCTTCGGGCGCTACGCGACCGGCTCGGGGACGTCGAGCTGTACTTCATCACCGGGGCAGACGCGATCCTCCAGATCCTGACCTGGAAGGACCCCAAGGAGGTCCTGAGCGAGGCGAGGTTCATCGCCGCCACCAGGCCGGGCTACGACCTGGACCGTCTCGAGAAGGAGCTGCCGGAGGGGTTCGGAGACCGGGTTCACATCCTCGAGATCCCGGCCCTGGCCATCTCCTCCACCGACGTGCGGCGCCGCGTCCGGGAAGGCCGGCCGGTGCGCTACCTGCTCCCCGAGGGCGTTGCCCGATACATCGAGAAGAACGACCTGTACTCGGGTCCGGAAAGCCCGACCGGGAGGACGCCGGCCCATGACTGA
- a CDS encoding plastocyanin/azurin family copper-binding protein → MSSVRRCTLAMSIVIFAFATACGGDDPVAGPTPGVTDPTSTTTTTPVTTPDTTPGRTGRTVDVIDNAYVPPELTVSVGTEVIWTYAGPDAPHSVTATDRSFDSHPDCSESRLDACMQTAGETFRFTFTTAGRSTYSCKIHGELMSGTIIIE, encoded by the coding sequence ATGAGCAGCGTCCGGCGATGCACCCTCGCGATGTCGATCGTGATCTTCGCGTTCGCGACCGCCTGCGGCGGTGACGATCCGGTCGCGGGGCCGACGCCGGGTGTGACGGATCCGACCAGCACGACGACCACCACGCCCGTAACCACCCCGGACACGACGCCGGGAAGGACCGGACGGACCGTGGACGTGATCGACAACGCCTACGTGCCTCCGGAGTTGACGGTCTCCGTCGGCACCGAAGTCATCTGGACCTACGCCGGTCCGGACGCTCCCCATTCCGTGACGGCCACCGACCGATCGTTCGATTCGCACCCGGACTGCAGCGAAAGCCGTTTGGACGCTTGCATGCAGACGGCGGGTGAGACTTTTCGCTTCACGTTCACGACGGCCGGTCGATCCACGTACAGCTGCAAGATCCACGGCGAGCTCATGAGCGGCACGATCATCATCGAATGA
- a CDS encoding HD domain-containing phosphohydrolase — protein sequence MSGTREGRWHGRPVLSAGLRTAVFAGPIGAAVTVSILVGTNLPDAAGTGSRLLRWAVLLVVSTGVLLATDRLARRLLPLAVLLKLSLAFPDDAPSRLAVARAAANLKELEERVRIARTTGFDEQPAHAAEMILSLVAAVEAHDRATRGHSERVRVYTDLIGEQMKLYPEDRDRLRWAAMVHDVGKLEVPRSVLNKPGPLDPGELEVVRRHPEDGARMTAPLHEWLGEWANAIVEHHERFDGRGYPGGRGGSTISLGARIVAVADVYETMTATRPYHRPKSPAKAREELVRCAGTQFDPAVVNAFLQVSVRKLRLVSGLGPWLAQTPPLRGLRGIATAARRTTSAAAVMIVAVVMSVAGTPSPIPGARRGAPAAPDAGVSAGRHAPATTPGMTLEDLLLRFDTEG from the coding sequence ATGTCGGGAACTCGCGAAGGGCGCTGGCATGGCAGGCCGGTTCTATCGGCCGGCCTTCGCACGGCCGTCTTCGCCGGGCCGATAGGCGCAGCGGTCACCGTTTCCATCCTTGTCGGTACGAACCTTCCCGATGCCGCAGGGACCGGTTCGCGGCTGCTCCGGTGGGCCGTTCTGCTCGTGGTTTCGACCGGCGTGTTGCTCGCCACCGACCGGCTCGCCCGGCGCCTGCTCCCGCTCGCCGTCCTGCTGAAGCTCTCGCTCGCCTTCCCCGACGACGCGCCTTCCCGTCTCGCGGTGGCTCGCGCGGCGGCCAACCTGAAAGAGCTCGAGGAGCGCGTCCGCATCGCGCGCACGACCGGCTTCGACGAGCAGCCTGCCCATGCGGCCGAGATGATCCTGTCGCTGGTTGCCGCCGTCGAGGCGCACGATCGCGCGACGCGCGGACACTCCGAGCGGGTTCGCGTCTACACGGACTTGATCGGCGAGCAGATGAAGCTCTACCCGGAGGACCGCGACCGTCTTCGCTGGGCCGCGATGGTTCACGACGTCGGCAAGCTCGAGGTGCCGCGCTCTGTGCTCAACAAGCCCGGCCCCCTCGACCCCGGTGAGCTCGAGGTCGTTCGGCGTCATCCCGAGGACGGCGCGCGCATGACCGCGCCGCTCCACGAGTGGCTCGGTGAGTGGGCGAACGCGATCGTCGAGCATCACGAGCGTTTCGACGGCCGGGGGTACCCCGGTGGTCGCGGCGGATCGACGATCTCGCTCGGAGCGCGCATCGTCGCGGTCGCCGACGTGTACGAGACGATGACGGCAACGCGTCCCTACCATCGCCCGAAGAGCCCGGCGAAGGCGCGTGAGGAGCTCGTTCGCTGCGCGGGAACCCAGTTCGACCCGGCGGTGGTGAACGCGTTCCTTCAAGTTTCGGTGCGGAAGCTGCGGTTGGTCAGCGGTCTCGGCCCGTGGCTGGCCCAGACGCCGCCCCTCCGGGGACTTCGCGGCATCGCGACCGCCGCCAGACGAACCACCTCCGCAGCGGCCGTGATGATCGTTGCGGTCGTCATGTCTGTGGCGGGAACGCCGTCTCCCATCCCTGGCGCGCGGCGGGGGGCTCCGGCCGCACCCGACGCCGGTGTGTCGGCGGGCCGGCATGCGCCGGCGACCACGCCAGGGATGACGCTCGAAGACTTGCTCCTCCGGTTCGACACAGAAGGCTGA
- the bioB gene encoding biotin synthase BioB, whose translation MTDIIERCRTTLLGDGGTLTPDDARALVELPDERLPDLIALAHQVRLAHAGPEVEVESILSAKTGGCPEDCHFCSQSGRFETTVRPEPFLPTADIVEAARRSQESGATEFCIVLAIRGPDDHIMERTLEAVAAIRDRTAMNVACSLGILTRDQAVTLADAGVHRYNHNLETARSFFPSIATTHTWDERYETCRLVQEVGMELCSGGIMGMGESWDQRIEFAFQLGELAPSEIPLNFLNPRPGTPLAGRPVLGPLDALKCIALFRLIHPAVLLRYAGGREVTLRELQATGMLAGINALIVGNYLTTLGRSPEQDLAMLADLGMPVKGKS comes from the coding sequence ATGACCGACATCATCGAGCGCTGCCGCACGACCCTCCTGGGGGACGGCGGAACCCTCACGCCCGACGACGCGCGCGCTCTGGTCGAACTTCCAGACGAACGTCTGCCCGACCTGATCGCGCTCGCGCACCAGGTCCGCCTCGCGCACGCCGGGCCCGAGGTCGAGGTCGAGTCGATCCTCTCCGCGAAGACCGGCGGCTGCCCGGAGGATTGTCACTTCTGCTCGCAGTCCGGACGCTTCGAGACGACCGTTCGCCCCGAGCCGTTCCTGCCGACCGCGGACATCGTCGAGGCGGCGCGCCGGAGCCAAGAATCCGGCGCGACCGAGTTCTGCATCGTGCTCGCGATCCGCGGCCCCGACGATCACATCATGGAGCGCACGCTCGAGGCGGTGGCCGCGATCCGCGACCGGACCGCCATGAACGTGGCGTGCTCGCTCGGGATCCTGACCCGCGACCAGGCGGTGACCCTGGCCGACGCCGGCGTGCATCGCTACAACCACAACCTGGAGACGGCCCGGTCCTTCTTCCCGAGCATCGCCACGACCCACACCTGGGACGAGCGATACGAGACCTGCCGGCTCGTCCAAGAGGTCGGGATGGAGTTGTGCTCCGGAGGGATCATGGGGATGGGGGAGTCCTGGGATCAGCGGATCGAGTTCGCGTTCCAGCTCGGCGAGCTGGCTCCGTCCGAGATCCCCTTGAACTTCCTCAACCCACGCCCGGGGACGCCGCTCGCCGGCCGGCCGGTCCTCGGCCCGCTCGACGCGCTCAAGTGCATCGCGCTGTTCCGGCTGATCCACCCGGCCGTTCTGCTCCGCTACGCGGGCGGACGGGAGGTCACCCTCCGCGAGCTCCAAGCCACCGGGATGCTTGCGGGCATCAATGCGCTGATCGTCGGGAACTACCTCACGACGCTCGGACGCTCTCCGGAGCAGGACCTGGCGATGCTGGCGGACCTCGGGATGCCCGTGAAGGGGAAAAGCTGA
- a CDS encoding plastocyanin/azurin family copper-binding protein codes for MRRFAHALTLIASLALLGTACASDKATGLPAGPTEAPSAAVCDGTIEMNDELKFVPENCTIKVGTTVTWTTVGSAPHTSTSEPTAPVEFDSEQVASGGSFDFTFETAGEVPYYCKLHASAGARAGMIGTIVVEA; via the coding sequence ATGCGCCGTTTCGCTCACGCCCTCACGCTCATCGCCTCGCTCGCGCTCCTGGGAACCGCGTGCGCGAGCGACAAGGCAACCGGCCTGCCCGCCGGCCCGACGGAAGCGCCCTCGGCCGCCGTGTGTGATGGCACGATCGAGATGAACGACGAGCTGAAGTTCGTCCCCGAGAATTGCACGATCAAGGTCGGCACGACCGTGACCTGGACCACCGTCGGCTCCGCGCCGCACACGTCGACCTCGGAGCCCACGGCGCCGGTGGAGTTCGATTCGGAGCAGGTCGCCTCCGGCGGGAGCTTCGATTTCACGTTCGAGACGGCCGGCGAGGTCCCGTACTACTGCAAGCTCCACGCCTCGGCGGGTGCCCGCGCCGGAATGATCGGCACGATCGTCGTCGAGGCCTAG
- a CDS encoding LCP family protein codes for MTDTLPRVEPGARRERRRRRALRRRLGIGSAVAVPVIVLLVVIVAQLGGSDPRPTPIPVGGSAEGDQVTYLLVGTRADDTTGGADWLTLLAVDRAGTDPLTLFVPASTLTEIPGYGFDAIGKAMALGRLPLQEVAVENMLGATVDHTMVVSEQLVSRLVDLAGGIEVDVPERLLAPSGTDRLVPVFEAGPQRFDGAGAIRYLQFKGEKDDELARAVRSQQVWEGLYSRFEGERAADLKRIVASLLTSSPVTDAPPEDAGAFLGAFAAAGADARAYRTLPVEAVGSGGAEDAFRVQQTRLDELVRTLLAGSLPPAGPGRGARVQVLNGNGEPETGLSVANLLVPSGFRIADTGNARSFDFDRTKIIVYREADLPIAIRIRDLLGLGAIEISRTQQTIVDVTVVVGRDFVARHS; via the coding sequence ATGACTGACACGCTGCCCCGGGTCGAGCCGGGAGCTCGCCGGGAGCGCCGGAGACGCCGAGCCCTCCGCCGCCGGCTGGGCATCGGTTCCGCGGTCGCCGTACCGGTCATCGTCCTGCTCGTGGTGATCGTCGCGCAGCTCGGCGGGAGTGACCCCCGCCCGACACCGATACCGGTCGGCGGATCGGCCGAGGGCGACCAGGTCACCTACCTGCTCGTCGGGACCCGCGCCGACGACACGACCGGCGGCGCCGACTGGCTCACGCTCCTCGCCGTCGACCGTGCGGGCACCGATCCGCTCACGTTGTTCGTTCCGGCCTCGACCCTCACCGAGATCCCCGGCTACGGATTCGACGCGATCGGAAAGGCGATGGCGCTCGGTCGCCTGCCGCTCCAGGAGGTCGCGGTGGAGAACATGCTCGGCGCCACCGTCGATCACACGATGGTGGTTTCCGAGCAGCTGGTCTCGCGTCTGGTCGACCTGGCGGGCGGGATCGAGGTCGACGTCCCCGAGCGCCTGCTCGCCCCGTCGGGAACCGATCGTCTCGTCCCCGTCTTCGAGGCGGGACCGCAGCGGTTCGACGGCGCCGGCGCGATCCGATACCTCCAGTTCAAGGGCGAGAAGGACGACGAGCTCGCGCGTGCGGTTCGCTCGCAACAGGTCTGGGAGGGCTTGTATTCGCGCTTCGAGGGGGAGCGCGCCGCCGACCTGAAGCGGATCGTCGCTTCGCTGCTGACTTCCTCCCCGGTCACGGATGCGCCGCCGGAGGACGCCGGCGCGTTCCTCGGTGCGTTCGCGGCCGCCGGCGCGGATGCGCGCGCCTACCGGACGCTCCCCGTCGAGGCCGTGGGATCGGGCGGAGCGGAGGACGCGTTCCGCGTGCAGCAGACGCGGCTCGATGAGCTGGTCCGCACGCTGCTCGCCGGGTCCTTGCCGCCCGCGGGTCCCGGACGCGGCGCGCGCGTTCAAGTGCTGAACGGCAACGGCGAGCCGGAGACGGGACTTTCCGTCGCGAACCTCCTCGTCCCGTCGGGTTTCCGGATCGCCGACACTGGGAATGCCAGGTCGTTCGACTTCGATCGCACGAAGATCATCGTGTACCGGGAGGCCGACTTGCCGATAGCGATACGGATCCGCGACTTGCTCGGCCTCGGCGCGATCGAGATCAGCCGCACGCAGCAGACGATCGTGGACGTCACGGTCGTCGTTGGACGCGACTTCGTCGCACGGCATTCCTGA
- a CDS encoding aminotransferase class III-fold pyridoxal phosphate-dependent enzyme, with the protein MDPKDLRRALEESQEMLGLIMGPDPDEGARDLIAKRTVEDYDAHYTPGLVRYRKAVTEAGDFAAIEWTGEGTTVRDLHGREWIDCLGGYGIYNLGIRHPEVIAAVTAQLQRNPLPTQELLDPVRAMLCRLLADIAPGDISNAFVCNSGTEAMEGAMKVARVSTGKPGFVCAEGAFHGKTLGALSLMGKPQFREPVEPLLDGVHRVPFGDAAAVESVLEYHADEIAAVVMEPIQGEAGAVVPPDEYWPALRELCDRYNVLLVADEVQTGLGRTGALWAVDHWGVVPDIIAVAKSLGGGVMPVGAFMGRPHVWKSLEANPFLHTSTFGGNPLACAASIASIHVTLRERLWEKAAKHGERFMNGLRELRRRYPDVLVDIRGRGLLIGLVFPDHEIGYRVAAGLFRRGILVAGTQVSATTIRIEPALDISDEIVETVLARLSEVLAEI; encoded by the coding sequence ATGGACCCCAAAGACCTGCGCCGCGCCCTCGAGGAGTCCCAAGAGATGCTCGGCCTGATCATGGGGCCCGACCCCGACGAGGGCGCCCGGGACCTGATCGCAAAGCGCACCGTCGAGGACTACGACGCCCACTACACGCCCGGCTTGGTCCGGTACCGCAAGGCCGTCACCGAGGCGGGCGACTTCGCCGCGATCGAGTGGACCGGCGAGGGAACAACGGTTCGTGACCTCCACGGCCGCGAGTGGATCGACTGCCTCGGCGGCTACGGGATCTACAACCTGGGCATCCGCCATCCCGAGGTCATCGCCGCCGTGACGGCGCAGCTCCAGCGCAACCCGCTCCCGACCCAGGAGCTGCTCGACCCGGTGCGCGCGATGCTCTGCCGCCTGCTCGCCGACATCGCTCCCGGCGACATCTCGAACGCGTTCGTGTGCAACTCCGGCACCGAGGCGATGGAAGGCGCGATGAAAGTCGCACGCGTCTCCACCGGGAAGCCTGGGTTCGTCTGCGCGGAAGGCGCCTTCCACGGCAAGACGCTCGGCGCCCTGTCGCTGATGGGCAAACCGCAGTTCCGCGAGCCGGTCGAGCCGCTGCTGGACGGCGTCCATCGCGTCCCATTCGGCGACGCCGCGGCTGTCGAGTCGGTGCTCGAGTACCACGCCGACGAGATCGCCGCCGTCGTGATGGAGCCCATCCAAGGCGAAGCCGGCGCGGTCGTCCCGCCGGACGAGTACTGGCCGGCGTTGCGCGAGCTCTGCGACCGGTACAACGTGCTGCTCGTCGCGGACGAGGTGCAGACCGGCCTCGGACGAACGGGCGCGCTGTGGGCCGTCGATCACTGGGGGGTCGTACCCGACATCATCGCCGTGGCGAAGTCGCTCGGCGGCGGGGTCATGCCGGTCGGCGCGTTCATGGGACGCCCGCACGTGTGGAAATCGCTCGAGGCGAACCCCTTCCTCCACACGTCGACATTCGGCGGGAATCCGCTCGCCTGCGCGGCATCCATCGCGTCGATCCACGTGACGCTTCGCGAGCGCCTGTGGGAGAAAGCCGCGAAGCACGGCGAACGTTTCATGAACGGACTGCGCGAGCTACGCAGGCGGTACCCAGACGTTCTCGTCGACATCCGCGGCCGCGGACTGCTCATCGGTTTGGTGTTCCCTGATCACGAGATCGGGTATCGCGTGGCTGCCGGACTCTTCCGGCGGGGAATTCTCGTCGCCGGTACCCAGGTCTCAGCGACGACGATCCGCATCGAGCCGGCACTGGATATTTCCGACGAAATCGTCGAAACGGTACTTGCTCGTTTGAGCGAAGTATTGGCCGAGATCTAG
- a CDS encoding zinc metalloprotease — protein MRSRVRVLLSVIALAAMVVPGGASASKLSALDKAVAAIGADRLCDPAEVHADSVSGGHEETDLRIRKGARDTAKDPNSVAPSSTTGREPPPPPGGGVQGGNIPVYFHVIQDSNGDGNISDAVIAEQIDVMNAAFDFSTLGAGESWTFTLAQTTHTLNAQWYRATPGSGAETQMKNALHEGSMDDLNVYTGINNGSLLGWATFPTKAGGRGGANTKDGVVIANDSVPGGGVPNNPYNEGDTLVHEVGHWMGLYHTFQGGCTGTGDSVADTPAEAQPAFGCPIGRNSCLLQAGDDPIHNFMDYSDDFCMFEFTPGQDARMDTQYSAFRLNK, from the coding sequence ATGCGCTCACGCGTTCGTGTTCTGCTGTCCGTCATCGCACTCGCAGCCATGGTCGTACCGGGCGGCGCGAGCGCTTCCAAGCTTTCGGCGTTGGACAAGGCCGTTGCCGCGATCGGTGCCGATCGCCTCTGTGATCCGGCAGAGGTTCACGCCGACTCCGTTTCCGGCGGTCATGAAGAGACCGACCTTCGTATCCGCAAGGGTGCGCGCGATACGGCGAAGGACCCGAACTCGGTCGCACCTTCCTCCACCACGGGTCGCGAGCCTCCGCCTCCGCCCGGAGGCGGCGTGCAGGGCGGGAACATCCCCGTGTACTTCCACGTGATCCAGGACAGCAACGGTGACGGCAACATCTCCGACGCCGTCATCGCCGAGCAGATCGACGTGATGAACGCCGCGTTCGACTTCTCCACGCTCGGTGCCGGTGAGAGTTGGACGTTCACGCTGGCCCAGACCACGCACACGCTCAATGCGCAGTGGTACCGGGCCACGCCCGGTTCCGGCGCTGAGACCCAGATGAAGAACGCGCTCCACGAGGGCTCCATGGACGACCTCAACGTTTACACCGGCATCAACAACGGTTCCCTTCTCGGGTGGGCGACCTTCCCAACCAAGGCGGGAGGAAGAGGTGGGGCGAACACCAAGGACGGCGTCGTGATCGCCAACGACTCCGTCCCGGGGGGAGGAGTCCCGAACAACCCATATAACGAGGGCGACACACTCGTTCACGAGGTCGGACACTGGATGGGCCTGTACCACACCTTCCAAGGCGGCTGTACCGGCACGGGAGACTCGGTCGCGGACACGCCTGCCGAAGCACAGCCTGCGTTCGGCTGCCCGATCGGCCGCAACAGTTGCCTCCTTCAGGCGGGCGACGACCCGATCCACAACTTCATGGACTACTCGGACGACTTCTGTATGTTCGAGTTCACGCCGGGTCAAGACGCGCGGATGGACACGCAGTACTCAGCGTTCCGGTTGAACAAGTAA
- a CDS encoding plastocyanin/azurin family copper-binding protein, which produces MLVAACGGDEPGATAPTPTQLPTGVTAEVLDNEFKPARVVIATGGTVRWNYTGPIGLHTMTESNALFDSHPDCPAKPAACMKAKGDTFSHTFAGAGTFTYSCKVHGEIMSGTVIVRG; this is translated from the coding sequence ATGCTCGTAGCGGCCTGCGGGGGCGACGAGCCCGGCGCAACGGCGCCGACTCCGACCCAACTGCCTACCGGTGTGACGGCCGAAGTGCTCGACAACGAGTTCAAGCCGGCACGGGTCGTGATCGCGACCGGCGGAACGGTCAGGTGGAACTACACCGGCCCGATAGGACTCCACACGATGACTGAGTCGAACGCGCTGTTCGACTCGCACCCGGATTGTCCCGCGAAGCCCGCCGCTTGCATGAAAGCGAAGGGCGACACCTTCTCCCACACGTTCGCAGGCGCCGGCACCTTCACGTACAGCTGCAAGGTCCACGGCGAGATCATGAGCGGAACGGTGATCGTACGAGGATGA
- a CDS encoding lysophospholipid acyltransferase family protein translates to MFYRAWWVVLSPIIRLYWRIRVVGRDNLPRKGGVILASNHQSGLDPVVVGGIVNRPIYWLAKIEYVVTPKVAWFFKSVGVIPVNRDAPEHVAIERAAETVRAGKIFGIYPEGTRSPDGRVYKGYTGVARIAEMSGARVVPCGVLNTLEALPKGKIMARPLKVEVRFGPALYFKIGTGEDPHEAYRRFTDEVMDAIASLTGKELVPDRHSREPRRAAG, encoded by the coding sequence ATGTTCTACCGGGCGTGGTGGGTCGTCCTCTCGCCGATCATCCGTCTGTACTGGCGGATCCGGGTCGTCGGGCGAGACAACCTGCCACGGAAGGGCGGCGTGATCCTGGCGTCCAACCACCAGTCGGGGCTCGACCCGGTCGTGGTCGGGGGGATCGTCAATCGGCCGATCTATTGGCTCGCCAAGATCGAATACGTGGTGACCCCGAAGGTCGCGTGGTTCTTCAAGAGCGTCGGCGTGATCCCCGTGAATCGCGACGCGCCCGAGCACGTCGCCATCGAGCGAGCGGCCGAGACCGTCCGAGCCGGAAAGATATTCGGCATCTACCCCGAAGGAACGCGCAGCCCGGACGGTCGGGTCTACAAGGGGTACACGGGCGTCGCGCGCATCGCGGAGATGAGTGGCGCGCGGGTCGTTCCGTGCGGCGTCCTCAACACGCTAGAGGCGCTCCCGAAGGGCAAGATCATGGCCCGGCCGCTCAAGGTCGAGGTTCGGTTCGGGCCGGCTCTCTACTTCAAGATCGGAACCGGCGAGGATCCCCACGAGGCGTACCGCCGCTTCACCGACGAGGTGATGGATGCGATCGCTTCGCTCACGGGCAAGGAGCTCGTTCCCGACCGTCACTCGCGCGAGCCCCGGCGCGCCGCCGGCTAG
- a CDS encoding S8 family serine peptidase — ITSAWSTSDTATRTISGTSMSAPHTAGVAALYLQGTPGASPAAVRQALFNLTTKGKVTSANTANNHLLFTNL; from the coding sequence AGATCACGTCGGCGTGGAGCACGAGCGACACCGCGACCAGGACGATCAGCGGAACGTCGATGTCGGCCCCGCACACCGCGGGCGTGGCGGCTCTGTATCTGCAGGGGACGCCGGGCGCCTCACCGGCTGCGGTCCGTCAGGCGCTTTTCAACCTGACCACCAAGGGCAAGGTGACCTCCGCCAACACGGCGAACAACCACCTGCTGTTCACGAACCTCTAG
- a CDS encoding plastocyanin/azurin family copper-binding protein, with translation MRRLAHALALIAALALVTTACGGNEDSGLPSADPTSTPADHVTIVDSAFEPKTFQILVNTEARWVQTGSLPHSVTADDGSFTSHLACSASDTSQCMKTDDEFKHLFTKAGSYPYHCVIHGGPGGSGMSGVIVVT, from the coding sequence ATGCGCCGGCTCGCTCACGCCCTGGCGCTCATCGCCGCGCTGGCCCTCGTCACGACCGCGTGCGGAGGGAACGAGGACAGCGGCCTGCCTTCGGCCGACCCGACGAGCACGCCCGCGGATCATGTGACGATCGTCGACAGCGCTTTCGAACCAAAGACATTCCAGATCCTCGTCAACACCGAGGCCCGGTGGGTCCAGACCGGATCGCTCCCGCACTCGGTGACGGCCGACGACGGCTCTTTCACGTCGCATCTCGCGTGTTCTGCCAGCGATACCTCCCAGTGCATGAAGACGGATGACGAGTTCAAGCACCTGTTCACGAAGGCGGGGTCGTACCCGTACCACTGCGTGATCCACGGCGGCCCGGGCGGCAGCGGCATGTCGGGCGTCATCGTCGTCACGTGA